A region of Thermovibrio ammonificans HB-1 DNA encodes the following proteins:
- a CDS encoding ArnT family glycosyltransferase: protein MLKDKRFWFVVLLAFVLLVLPGGLYTAFDKDEPKYLEAAWEMVKRGDYITPYYNYQYRFDKPVLIYWLIVAGYKLFGVGEFGGRFFVSLFGVFTVALLYWWLNRWKGREFAFWGSLVLLSLLDFIVMSSVAMPDIVLTFFISAALIFFFEGYKRRSNLFYNLAFVAAGFATLTKGPVGLVLPGLVAVIFLALRRELISTLKGIPWLSGFLLYFAVVLPWYAAIFVKHGRQFFMDFIVFHNIHRFTGKIPGHPTQWWYYFANYFWLYLPWSLFFPFALYKLYRQREHLGDDVLEYSLVWFFTVFAFFQIAHTKLAHYLLPSFPAFAVIVTWYLLRFRDRLPVYLTAALFLLLAVVGVAFWLYKGWPVVGLLFVAPPLIGALWALWSKEALRPITYGFLAGMLLFKWITLPSLQPLRAKPAVGDELRSIVEKCRECRVVFLSYTSPEIVYRFREGPIPDLGVGKVKKLLSLRKPVVVVTRENRLKRLEGVKYHVLFRRKELLTNHTLVVISNYSKERLDGGD, encoded by the coding sequence ATGCTGAAAGATAAGCGGTTTTGGTTTGTTGTCCTGCTTGCCTTCGTCCTGCTTGTTCTCCCCGGAGGCCTCTACACCGCCTTCGATAAAGACGAGCCCAAGTACCTTGAGGCCGCCTGGGAGATGGTAAAGAGGGGAGATTACATAACCCCTTACTACAACTACCAGTATAGGTTCGACAAGCCGGTGCTTATCTACTGGCTGATTGTTGCAGGCTACAAACTCTTCGGCGTAGGAGAGTTCGGCGGGCGGTTCTTCGTTTCCCTCTTTGGGGTCTTTACGGTTGCCCTCCTCTACTGGTGGCTGAATAGGTGGAAGGGGAGGGAGTTTGCCTTCTGGGGTTCACTTGTCCTCCTTTCCCTTCTGGATTTCATAGTTATGTCCTCGGTTGCAATGCCCGATATAGTGCTCACCTTCTTTATATCTGCGGCCCTTATCTTCTTTTTTGAGGGGTATAAGAGGCGAAGTAACCTCTTTTACAACCTGGCCTTTGTGGCGGCCGGTTTCGCAACCCTCACAAAGGGCCCCGTAGGGCTCGTTCTTCCCGGTTTGGTGGCCGTTATCTTCCTGGCGCTCCGGAGGGAGCTCATCTCTACTTTAAAGGGTATTCCGTGGCTTTCGGGCTTTTTGCTCTACTTTGCCGTAGTTCTTCCCTGGTATGCGGCGATATTTGTTAAACACGGTCGTCAGTTCTTTATGGACTTCATAGTCTTCCATAACATCCACAGGTTTACCGGTAAGATTCCGGGCCACCCTACCCAGTGGTGGTACTACTTTGCAAACTACTTCTGGCTCTACCTGCCCTGGTCCCTCTTCTTCCCCTTTGCCCTTTACAAGCTCTACAGGCAGAGGGAACACTTGGGAGACGACGTTCTCGAGTACAGCCTTGTTTGGTTCTTTACCGTTTTTGCCTTTTTCCAGATTGCTCACACGAAGCTCGCCCACTACCTGCTCCCCTCCTTTCCCGCCTTTGCCGTTATAGTGACCTGGTACCTTTTGAGGTTCAGGGACAGGCTCCCTGTTTACCTTACAGCCGCCCTCTTCCTGCTGCTCGCCGTGGTGGGTGTGGCCTTCTGGCTTTACAAGGGGTGGCCGGTTGTGGGGCTGCTCTTTGTTGCTCCTCCGCTGATTGGAGCCCTTTGGGCCCTGTGGAGCAAGGAGGCGTTAAGGCCGATAACTTACGGCTTTCTTGCCGGTATGCTCCTGTTTAAGTGGATAACCCTTCCTTCTCTTCAGCCCCTCAGGGCAAAGCCCGCTGTTGGCGATGAGCTCCGCTCTATAGTTGAGAAGTGCAGGGAGTGCCGGGTGGTTTTCCTCAGCTACACCAGCCCCGAGATTGTTTACAGGTTCAGGGAAGGGCCTATTCCCGATTTGGGCGTCGGTAAGGTGAAAAAGCTGCTCTCTTTAAGGAAGCCCGTTGTTGTTGTTACCAGGGAGAACAGGCTTAAAAGGCTTGAAGGGGTAAAATATCACGTCCTCTTCAGACGGAAGGAGCTTCTTACCAACCACACCCTTGTAGTCATCTCCAACTACTCTAAGGAGCGGTTAGATGGAGGAGATTAG
- a CDS encoding ArnT family glycosyltransferase: MERNWESKLLKWFLGFLFVAFLINIGTLVLIHEEPRRGIITFEMLKTHNFLQPTVLGVPYFKKPPLHEWITSLFSVIAGSVCEVSLRLPSAVAVIATAALIYLLGKKFVGKRGALFGALIYPTFFMVLVGYGTKCEPDTLFTLFNAAAVLSWLYLFEAGRRYAAWTAGYFFTSLALLTKGLPALAFFLLMPATYALLRKEPRVFLSKEHLVGAAVGLTPFLLWVASVNREKAIETLLAEVTARAPEHFSALKALKRYLSYPFRLLAATLPWSAMLLWAWRKRGLKGEEFYPKLFLTWFAVNGVIYWLFPGTRLRYLMPALPVLALYGGWLLSESKVLHKRAKEILKFTAQVIVLVGIVAGVVATKNPSLTLQCTVTFLIFLYALYFLFIPRFNFTYTVILVASLMLILRGFYSSYYYPIAQFKYPPVREVAAQIVKDSAGYPLFTKTTYLQLCFYVERGRNELLRFTEHPPKESLFLSQRPEGHVLREYRLGRHRFFLCSYSIGSLKPQQSGEGKRQQTPEKRSRSGQKGESLRG; encoded by the coding sequence ATGGAAAGAAACTGGGAGAGTAAACTCCTAAAGTGGTTCCTCGGCTTCCTCTTTGTAGCCTTCCTCATAAACATCGGAACCCTTGTCCTCATCCACGAGGAGCCCAGGAGGGGAATAATCACCTTCGAGATGCTTAAAACCCACAACTTCCTGCAGCCTACGGTTTTGGGAGTTCCCTACTTTAAAAAACCCCCCCTACACGAGTGGATAACTTCCCTCTTTTCGGTCATTGCGGGAAGCGTTTGCGAGGTTTCCCTGAGGCTCCCGTCGGCGGTAGCGGTAATAGCAACGGCTGCCTTAATCTACCTGCTGGGTAAGAAGTTTGTAGGCAAAAGGGGGGCGCTCTTCGGGGCCCTAATCTACCCTACTTTCTTTATGGTCCTTGTAGGCTACGGGACAAAGTGCGAACCCGACACCCTGTTTACCCTCTTTAACGCGGCAGCAGTCCTGAGCTGGCTCTACCTCTTTGAAGCGGGAAGGAGATACGCCGCCTGGACGGCGGGTTACTTTTTCACCTCCCTTGCCCTGCTTACAAAGGGGTTACCGGCACTGGCCTTCTTCCTACTCATGCCCGCAACTTACGCCCTTTTAAGAAAAGAGCCGAGAGTCTTCCTCTCTAAGGAGCACCTTGTAGGGGCGGCAGTGGGGCTAACGCCGTTCCTGCTGTGGGTGGCAAGCGTCAATCGGGAGAAGGCGATAGAGACCCTCCTTGCAGAGGTAACGGCAAGGGCCCCTGAGCACTTCTCGGCTCTGAAGGCTTTAAAGCGCTACCTGAGCTATCCGTTCAGGCTTTTAGCGGCAACGCTCCCCTGGTCGGCGATGCTGCTCTGGGCGTGGCGAAAAAGGGGGTTAAAGGGGGAAGAATTCTACCCGAAGCTCTTCCTAACCTGGTTTGCAGTTAACGGGGTTATCTACTGGCTCTTCCCGGGAACAAGGCTTCGCTACCTGATGCCGGCGCTGCCGGTTCTGGCCCTGTACGGCGGGTGGCTCCTCTCTGAAAGCAAAGTGCTCCACAAGAGGGCAAAGGAGATTTTAAAGTTCACGGCCCAGGTGATTGTTCTGGTGGGCATCGTGGCAGGGGTTGTCGCAACGAAGAACCCCTCCCTAACCCTGCAGTGTACGGTAACCTTCCTCATATTCCTATACGCACTTTACTTCCTGTTTATACCGCGTTTCAACTTCACCTACACGGTTATCCTCGTTGCCTCGCTCATGCTCATTCTGCGAGGGTTCTACAGCTCCTACTACTACCCGATAGCCCAGTTTAAGTACCCTCCTGTTAGGGAGGTTGCGGCCCAAATAGTAAAGGACTCTGCCGGATACCCGCTTTTCACAAAAACCACATACCTCCAGCTCTGTTTCTACGTTGAGAGGGGCAGGAACGAGCTCCTAAGGTTTACAGAGCACCCCCCAAAAGAGAGCCTCTTCCTCTCCCAAAGGCCAGAAGGGCACGTGTTAAGGGAGTACAGGCTTGGGAGACACAGGTTCTTCCTCTGCTCCTACTCTATCGGGAGCTTAAAGCCTCAACAAAGCGGGGAAGGAAAGAGGCAGCAGACTCCCGAAAAACGAAGTCGCAGCGGGCAGAAAGGGGAGTCTCTTCGGGGTTAA
- a CDS encoding GNAT family N-acetyltransferase: MFKLWESFLRWLTANFEESPKEPTVNIIVINEDVTLMNQFRKLFLREFCRFAGNFPPCRKPSVERETEVRKYLSEVIVPFHHIWGVVKEGRLIGFAAVMKNGKNSGGTHKISHIFVEEGEGRITESLVKLCKEFYKKLYIELPADSHLVNLLKRLGFKEVKREKREGGTVVALSFHR; this comes from the coding sequence ATGTTTAAGCTGTGGGAAAGTTTCCTCAGGTGGCTCACGGCAAACTTTGAAGAGTCGCCGAAAGAGCCGACAGTCAACATCATCGTTATCAACGAAGACGTTACCCTAATGAACCAGTTCAGGAAGCTCTTCCTGAGGGAGTTCTGCCGGTTTGCCGGGAACTTCCCTCCGTGCAGGAAACCAAGCGTCGAAAGGGAGACGGAGGTAAGGAAGTACCTCTCGGAGGTAATCGTGCCGTTTCACCACATTTGGGGGGTTGTAAAGGAGGGGAGGCTGATAGGGTTTGCTGCGGTAATGAAAAACGGCAAAAACAGCGGAGGGACCCACAAGATATCCCACATATTTGTTGAAGAAGGGGAAGGCAGGATAACCGAGAGTCTGGTGAAGCTGTGTAAGGAGTTCTACAAAAAGCTCTACATAGAGCTTCCCGCCGACAGCCACCTGGTAAACCTCTTAAAAAGGCTCGGTTTCAAAGAGGTAAAGCGGGAAAAGAGGGAAGGGGGCACCGTGGTGGCCCTCTCTTTCCATAGATGA
- a CDS encoding shikimate kinase translates to MKVVLVGFMGSGKSTVGKLLERELRIPLIDLDSLIEERTGKTIPQIFREEGQERFREIESQLLRELLSSKGSFIISTGGGTPCHKNNAEEINRKAVSVFLYAPFETLWERIKGDTNRPLTKLGKEKLKELYENRLPFYTKAHLTVNTEGKTAEEVAEEIKNYLKRRER, encoded by the coding sequence GTGAAAGTGGTGCTGGTAGGCTTCATGGGAAGCGGCAAATCAACGGTGGGGAAGCTCCTCGAAAGGGAGCTCCGCATTCCCCTTATAGACCTGGACTCCCTCATAGAGGAGAGAACGGGAAAAACCATCCCGCAAATATTCCGAGAGGAGGGCCAGGAGAGGTTCAGGGAAATCGAAAGTCAGCTCCTCAGGGAGCTGCTGAGCAGTAAAGGGAGCTTCATAATCTCAACCGGCGGCGGAACTCCGTGCCACAAGAACAACGCAGAGGAGATAAACAGAAAAGCCGTATCGGTCTTCCTGTACGCGCCTTTTGAGACCCTCTGGGAGCGAATAAAGGGAGACACAAACCGGCCCCTAACGAAACTGGGGAAGGAGAAGCTGAAAGAGCTCTACGAGAACAGACTCCCCTTCTATACAAAAGCCCACTTAACGGTAAACACGGAAGGCAAAACCGCCGAAGAGGTTGCAGAGGAGATTAAAAACTACCTTAAACGGCGAGAGAGGTAA
- a CDS encoding lysylphosphatidylglycerol synthase transmembrane domain-containing protein, with protein sequence MSRKGSLAVSFVILAVFAYFLYEYDVIPRLAQMVRRLHPVYLFLSLLVYCSVYFFRAKRFALLFPQIKTLDLSAVIAVHTFFNNVMPFRSGEASFPIILKKLFGVDASVSSTALTVARLLDLFSLALLFLVSALFVAAGRWELMVIPAVALVAILLFAFLAFKLVKLLKGRFAVFATVFAFLTEFVSLRKVFYMLGLSVAIWVFKFLSFYFILRAAGVNLNYFQTVFASTFAELTTVLPVHSVGGFGTFEAGLVGGFALLGFKGSYALTVAFYFHLLLLLMSGLLAFGGWLYLSRRLR encoded by the coding sequence TTGAGCAGGAAGGGTAGTTTAGCGGTATCGTTTGTAATACTTGCGGTTTTTGCCTACTTCCTCTACGAGTACGACGTTATCCCTCGGCTTGCCCAGATGGTTCGCAGGCTCCACCCGGTTTACCTTTTCCTCTCGCTCCTCGTTTACTGTAGCGTTTACTTTTTCAGGGCAAAGCGGTTTGCCCTCCTCTTTCCCCAGATAAAGACCTTAGACCTCTCGGCGGTTATTGCCGTTCACACCTTCTTCAACAACGTGATGCCCTTCCGCTCAGGGGAGGCCTCTTTTCCGATAATTCTGAAGAAGCTCTTCGGGGTAGACGCCTCTGTCTCCTCTACCGCTTTAACGGTTGCCAGGCTCTTAGACCTTTTCTCCCTGGCCCTTCTCTTTCTGGTTTCTGCTCTCTTTGTTGCCGCCGGCAGGTGGGAGCTTATGGTCATTCCGGCCGTTGCCCTTGTTGCCATTCTCCTTTTTGCCTTCCTCGCCTTTAAGCTCGTTAAGCTGCTCAAGGGGCGGTTTGCCGTTTTCGCCACCGTTTTCGCCTTTCTGACCGAGTTTGTCTCCCTTAGGAAGGTGTTTTACATGCTGGGCCTGTCGGTTGCAATCTGGGTCTTCAAGTTCCTGTCGTTCTACTTTATTTTGAGGGCAGCCGGGGTTAACCTGAACTACTTCCAAACGGTTTTTGCCTCTACTTTTGCGGAGCTCACCACCGTTCTGCCGGTTCACAGTGTAGGAGGGTTCGGGACTTTTGAGGCGGGTTTGGTGGGCGGTTTCGCCCTTTTGGGCTTTAAGGGGAGCTACGCTTTAACCGTTGCCTTTTACTTTCACCTTCTGCTCCTTCTCATGTCGGGGCTTTTGGCTTTTGGAGGGTGGCTTTACCTCTCTCGCCGTTTAAGGTAG
- a CDS encoding SIR2 family NAD-dependent protein deacylase, which translates to MERLVELAKNPDRVVVLTGAGISAESGIPTFRGKDGLWNRYNPTELATFEAFERDPLLVWQWYLWRMHLIANASPNPGHYALARMERLYPSFLLVTQNVDGLHREAGSKNIVELHGNIFEGKCRYCGKHYSEREFAELFPFADKSFLRSVTEQELKERVFPELRRNLPVCKRCGELVGPGVVWFGEELPPAALESALRASSAAELFFSVGTSAVVQPAASLPLVAKRSGAILVEVNPEETPLSARCDFVFRESAASFLPRFVEALSSR; encoded by the coding sequence GTGGAAAGGTTGGTTGAGTTGGCTAAAAACCCTGATAGAGTTGTTGTTCTAACCGGTGCCGGTATAAGCGCCGAGAGCGGAATTCCCACCTTCAGGGGGAAAGACGGCCTGTGGAACAGGTATAACCCCACAGAGCTTGCAACCTTTGAAGCCTTTGAGAGAGACCCACTTCTCGTTTGGCAGTGGTACCTGTGGCGGATGCACCTGATTGCAAACGCCTCCCCCAACCCCGGCCACTACGCGTTGGCCCGTATGGAGAGGCTTTACCCCAGCTTCCTCCTTGTAACTCAGAACGTAGACGGCCTCCACAGGGAAGCCGGCTCTAAGAATATAGTAGAGCTTCACGGCAACATCTTCGAGGGGAAGTGCCGCTACTGCGGTAAGCACTATTCAGAGAGGGAGTTTGCCGAGCTCTTCCCCTTTGCCGATAAGTCCTTTCTGCGCTCTGTAACCGAGCAAGAGCTTAAAGAGAGGGTTTTCCCCGAGCTTCGCCGAAACCTTCCGGTCTGTAAAAGGTGCGGAGAGCTTGTAGGGCCCGGCGTTGTCTGGTTCGGTGAGGAGCTTCCCCCCGCAGCCTTAGAGTCTGCCCTTAGGGCCTCCTCTGCCGCTGAGCTCTTCTTCTCGGTTGGAACCTCGGCTGTTGTTCAGCCGGCCGCCTCTTTACCCCTGGTGGCCAAGCGTTCGGGGGCAATCCTCGTAGAGGTTAACCCCGAAGAGACTCCCCTTTCTGCCCGCTGCGACTTCGTTTTTCGGGAGTCTGCTGCCTCTTTCCTTCCCCGCTTTGTTGAGGCTTTAAGCTCCCGATAG
- a CDS encoding KH domain-containing protein yields the protein MSNLKEMVECVAKRLVDNPDAVQVTETEGERTIVIELKVDPKDLGKVIGRQGRTAKALRTLLSAAATKMGKRAVLEIIE from the coding sequence ATGTCCAACCTGAAAGAGATGGTTGAGTGTGTAGCAAAGAGGCTTGTAGACAACCCCGACGCAGTTCAGGTAACCGAAACCGAAGGGGAGAGGACAATAGTTATAGAGCTCAAGGTTGACCCCAAAGACCTCGGTAAGGTTATCGGCAGGCAGGGAAGAACCGCCAAAGCCCTCAGAACCCTCCTCTCTGCAGCTGCAACCAAGATGGGCAAGAGGGCAGTTCTCGAGATTATAGAGTAG
- the fsa gene encoding fructose-6-phosphate aldolase, with product MKFFIDTADINEIKQAMEMGLIDGVTTNPTLVSKTGRPFLEVAKEILETVPGPVSLEVVSLDTQGMVDEARQLAKLGDNVVIKIPMTTEGLRAVKILSAEGIKTNVTLVFSPLQALLAAKAGATYVSPFVGRLDDIGHEGMELIAQIVQIYDNYGFETEIIVASIRHPQHVLQAALLGADIATIPFKVIKQLAKHPLTDIGIERFLEDWAKVPDKDQIFKK from the coding sequence ATGAAGTTCTTCATTGATACGGCCGATATTAACGAGATAAAGCAGGCCATGGAGATGGGCCTCATAGACGGCGTAACCACCAACCCCACCCTCGTTTCAAAAACCGGCAGGCCGTTCCTGGAGGTTGCAAAAGAGATACTTGAAACGGTTCCGGGCCCTGTGAGCCTTGAAGTTGTGAGCCTCGATACCCAAGGTATGGTAGACGAGGCCCGTCAGCTTGCGAAGCTCGGCGACAACGTTGTTATCAAGATACCCATGACAACAGAGGGGCTCAGGGCCGTTAAAATCCTCTCTGCCGAAGGTATAAAGACCAACGTTACCCTCGTATTCTCTCCCCTTCAGGCCCTTCTTGCTGCAAAGGCTGGAGCAACCTACGTCTCTCCCTTTGTCGGCAGGCTCGACGACATCGGCCACGAGGGGATGGAGCTTATAGCGCAGATAGTTCAGATATACGACAACTACGGCTTTGAAACGGAGATAATAGTTGCCAGCATAAGGCACCCGCAGCACGTTCTCCAGGCTGCGCTGCTCGGAGCCGACATAGCTACCATTCCCTTTAAAGTTATCAAGCAGCTGGCGAAGCATCCACTTACGGACATAGGTATAGAGAGGTTCCTTGAGGACTGGGCAAAAGTTCCCGATAAGGACCAAATTTTTAAGAAGTAG
- a CDS encoding MBL fold metallo-hydrolase, whose amino-acid sequence MERLTILYDNRAVEGFKADWGFSALVELEEENILFDTGAKPEILKENMARAGVDPEDADKLFISHNHWDHVGGLELIVKERPDVEIFVPEPDCIEVEEKLPETAVCVPVTGPTYISSRAISTGIMETGLEAPAYEQALIVTTQLGPVLITGCSHPSIVEIAKKAVSITGETLFLTVGGFHLFRATDAEVEETAKELQRFTQFVAPCHCTGEKAIEVFRKLWGDRFVEAMAGVEIPLEEE is encoded by the coding sequence GTGGAAAGGCTAACAATACTTTACGACAACAGGGCCGTAGAGGGCTTTAAGGCAGACTGGGGCTTTTCCGCCCTTGTAGAGCTCGAAGAGGAGAACATACTCTTTGACACCGGGGCAAAACCGGAAATCCTCAAAGAGAACATGGCAAGGGCCGGCGTAGACCCCGAAGACGCCGACAAACTCTTCATCTCCCACAACCACTGGGACCATGTGGGAGGACTGGAGCTCATAGTCAAAGAAAGACCCGACGTAGAAATCTTCGTTCCCGAGCCCGACTGCATAGAGGTTGAAGAGAAACTGCCCGAAACCGCCGTGTGCGTTCCGGTTACCGGGCCGACCTACATAAGCAGCAGAGCGATATCCACGGGGATTATGGAGACGGGGCTTGAAGCTCCCGCCTACGAACAGGCCTTAATAGTAACCACCCAGCTGGGACCGGTGCTGATAACCGGGTGTTCCCACCCTTCAATAGTTGAGATTGCAAAAAAGGCCGTTTCCATAACCGGTGAAACTCTGTTCCTAACGGTAGGCGGATTTCACCTGTTCAGGGCAACAGACGCCGAAGTAGAGGAAACGGCAAAAGAGCTTCAGCGCTTCACCCAGTTCGTTGCCCCCTGCCACTGCACCGGGGAGAAGGCGATAGAGGTGTTCAGGAAGCTCTGGGGCGACAGGTTCGTAGAGGCGATGGCAGGAGTAGAAATCCCCTTAGAGGAGGAGTAG
- the rpsP gene encoding 30S ribosomal protein S16, with product MVKIRLKKMGRKKLPVYKIVVAEAMSKRDGRAVDILGTYNPKSKELQLDVEKTKEWLAKGAEPTPRVASLIKKAMQ from the coding sequence TTGGTTAAGATAAGGTTAAAGAAGATGGGTAGGAAGAAGCTCCCCGTTTACAAGATTGTAGTAGCAGAGGCTATGTCTAAGAGGGACGGAAGGGCGGTAGATATCCTCGGCACCTACAACCCCAAGTCTAAGGAGCTCCAGCTGGACGTAGAGAAAACCAAGGAGTGGCTCGCAAAGGGAGCAGAGCCTACCCCAAGGGTGGCTTCACTCATCAAAAAGGCGATGCAGTAA
- a CDS encoding glycosyltransferase family 2 protein has product MEEIRKISVVIPVFNEEENVPLLYEKLKGVLEKLPYDYEIIFVDDGSTDRTPRVLEEIAAKDPKVKVIEFARNFGQTAAMAAGMDHATGDVIITMDGDLQNDPEDIPRLLEEIKKGYDVVSGWRKNRQDAAISRKLPSKIANWLIGKLTGVRIHDYGCTLKAYRSDVIKRVRLYGELHRFIPALAATVTSVDRIVEIPVKHHPRRFGKSKYGISRTFKVISDLFFIWFLQKFMQKPIHFFGILGLILFLIGVVPFLYLVFLKLTGHSIGGRPLLIVSVLFILAGIQMFTTGIISEILMRIYYESQNKVPYVIRRAINFEQEG; this is encoded by the coding sequence ATGGAGGAGATTAGGAAGATTTCGGTTGTTATTCCCGTCTTCAACGAGGAGGAGAACGTCCCCCTCCTTTACGAGAAGCTGAAAGGTGTTCTGGAGAAGCTCCCCTACGACTACGAGATAATATTTGTAGACGACGGGAGCACAGACAGAACCCCTCGGGTTCTTGAGGAGATAGCCGCTAAGGACCCGAAGGTTAAGGTTATCGAGTTTGCGAGGAACTTCGGCCAAACGGCGGCTATGGCTGCGGGTATGGACCACGCCACAGGCGACGTGATAATCACCATGGACGGCGACCTTCAGAACGACCCTGAGGACATTCCGAGGCTACTGGAGGAGATAAAGAAGGGTTACGACGTTGTAAGCGGCTGGAGGAAGAACCGGCAGGACGCGGCCATCTCCAGGAAGCTGCCCTCGAAGATTGCCAACTGGCTCATAGGTAAGCTGACAGGAGTGAGGATTCACGACTACGGCTGCACCCTGAAGGCCTACAGGAGCGACGTTATCAAGAGGGTTCGCCTCTACGGAGAGCTTCACCGCTTCATTCCCGCCCTTGCGGCAACAGTTACGTCGGTTGACAGAATAGTGGAGATTCCCGTTAAGCACCACCCCAGGCGTTTCGGGAAATCTAAGTACGGCATATCACGAACCTTTAAGGTTATCTCCGACCTCTTTTTCATCTGGTTCCTCCAGAAGTTTATGCAGAAGCCCATTCACTTTTTCGGGATTCTCGGGCTTATTCTCTTCCTGATTGGGGTTGTTCCGTTCCTCTACTTGGTTTTCCTGAAGCTGACCGGCCACTCAATCGGGGGTAGGCCCCTCCTGATAGTGTCGGTTCTTTTTATCCTTGCCGGTATCCAGATGTTCACAACCGGGATAATTTCCGAGATTCTGATGCGAATCTACTACGAGTCCCAGAACAAAGTCCCCTACGTTATAAGGAGAGCGATTAACTTTGAGCAGGAAGGGTAG
- the ffh gene encoding signal recognition particle protein produces the protein MFDALAERVQSAIEKIGRKGRIDQETLNKGLREIKLALLEADVNYKVVSKFINDIKEKALGAEVVKGVNPAQQLVKIVYDELVEALGGEGAKLELKSKPAVILLIGLQGSGKTTTAAKLANYLKKQGKKVLLTSADVYRPAAMLQLKKLGDKIGVPVFLEEDEKDAVKIAKDALKKAKEENYDVLIIDTAGRLHIDEELLEEAKRIKEETNPDEVLFVIDAMTGQESVNIAKAFNEAVGMTGIVLTKMDSDARGGVALSVKGVTGKPIKFAGVGEKIEDFQPFYPDRVASRILGMGDIVSLVEKAQEVIDEKEALSMQEKLLSGEFTLEDFRKQLQMIQRLGPLQQVIRMIPGLGSQKILKQLEEVIDDKKLKRIEAIINSMTPEERRNHAIINASRKRRIARGSGTSVKEVDALLKQFVQMKMAMKQMRKMQKKLAKKGGRFPFPFM, from the coding sequence ATGTTCGACGCTCTGGCCGAAAGAGTCCAGTCTGCCATAGAGAAAATCGGCAGAAAGGGCAGAATAGACCAGGAGACCCTCAACAAGGGCTTAAGGGAGATAAAGCTGGCGCTCCTTGAAGCCGACGTTAACTACAAGGTTGTCTCCAAGTTCATAAACGACATAAAAGAGAAGGCACTCGGCGCCGAAGTTGTAAAGGGGGTAAACCCGGCGCAACAGCTGGTAAAAATCGTCTACGATGAGCTCGTAGAGGCCCTCGGCGGAGAGGGTGCCAAGCTGGAGCTCAAAAGCAAACCGGCAGTTATACTCCTGATAGGCCTTCAAGGTTCGGGAAAGACAACAACGGCCGCCAAACTGGCGAACTACCTGAAAAAACAGGGGAAAAAAGTGCTCCTCACCTCGGCCGACGTTTACAGGCCGGCCGCGATGCTCCAGCTGAAAAAGCTGGGCGACAAGATAGGCGTTCCCGTCTTCCTCGAAGAGGATGAAAAGGACGCCGTAAAAATAGCCAAAGACGCCCTTAAAAAGGCCAAAGAGGAGAACTACGACGTTCTCATTATAGACACGGCCGGAAGGCTCCACATAGACGAAGAGCTCCTTGAAGAGGCAAAACGCATAAAGGAAGAGACTAACCCCGACGAAGTGCTCTTCGTAATAGACGCAATGACCGGCCAGGAGTCGGTGAACATCGCCAAGGCCTTCAACGAGGCCGTAGGAATGACCGGAATAGTCCTCACAAAGATGGACTCAGACGCAAGGGGCGGGGTTGCCCTTTCGGTTAAAGGGGTAACGGGAAAGCCTATAAAGTTCGCAGGCGTAGGCGAGAAGATAGAGGACTTCCAGCCCTTCTACCCCGACAGGGTGGCCTCCAGAATCTTGGGTATGGGAGATATCGTCTCCCTCGTAGAGAAGGCCCAAGAGGTCATAGACGAGAAAGAGGCCCTCTCTATGCAGGAGAAGCTGCTGTCGGGTGAGTTCACCCTCGAGGACTTCAGGAAACAGCTACAGATGATTCAGCGGCTCGGGCCGCTCCAGCAGGTAATCAGGATGATTCCCGGACTGGGAAGCCAGAAAATCCTGAAACAGCTGGAGGAGGTAATAGACGACAAGAAGCTCAAACGCATAGAAGCGATAATAAACTCCATGACGCCCGAAGAGAGGAGAAACCACGCAATCATAAACGCCAGCAGGAAGAGGAGAATAGCCAGGGGAAGCGGAACATCGGTAAAGGAGGTAGACGCCCTGCTGAAGCAGTTCGTCCAGATGAAAATGGCAATGAAGCAGATGAGGAAGATGCAGAAAAAGCTGGCGAAGAAGGGAGGAAGGTTCCCGTTCCCCTTTATGTAA